The DNA window GCACTCTCAGGATTATTATTCCAACACATTTTGCAAGCAGGAGGTAATTCTGTTTCTGTGCACACAGAGCAAAACAGCTGGGAACCCTTTTGCAATTCTATGGCATTTGGCCATGATTTCaaatgtccctgctctgtctgGGATAGCACAACAAAGCAAACGTGCACATCCATTGCTCAGATaatccctgtcacagctgccacTGACACCAGACCCAAACACAGCTGCAGGGTTTAGGAGAGAGCTTTGCTCTGGACATCCATCTTCTCatttctctccctgtctctgTGGGGACAGCTGCAGTAGGactaaaaccccaaactgagccCAAGCAGGATCTCTCCTTAATTAGGCCTTGAGGTATCCTGATGAAACTCAGGATGATAAAACTGCTAAATAGTGTTCCTGTCCGAGGCTGGGATGAAGGTAAATTTGGCCTCAGTCTCCAGCAGCTGATGCATTCACACTTTCAGACATGAAGACCAGGCCAGCGTGTCCTGCTCTGACAGACACCGCTGCCCTCCTTGCCTTCCTTTGGGCACTTCAGAAGGACCAagtctgtcccagctgtgctctgcaggctgacactgctctgccttcagaggagcagcctgtgcaggaaagctctgctgggccccacagctccagccacagctcccagcagagggGAAAGGCCTCGAGAGCTGCCAGACGTGCTGGGCGTGTTGACACTGACCTCTCCTCCAGTGGCCCTGTCGAGTCCTTTGGAAACGGTTCCAAAAGCCCTGGAgacaaaacagcagagaagaaagaagcagagcTTTAGGCCCTGGCAGTGAAAGCCAGCCCAGACAGGAgatctctgctgcctgcagcgTTCACAAAACACCCGAGTGCATCCACCCTTCAAAcaacagcacagcagccaccagcccTCTGCCATGCAAGGTGtgcaagagaaaactgaggcCCAACACGAAGGAAAAGGGCTGGAGGAAATCCCAAATGTCCACACTGAATTCCTTCAGTTCAAAACCTGAGGTGGGGGGGTGGGTGTCTGAAGAACTGGAAAAGAATGTATTTCATCCTTTATATATTTCCTGCCTGAGACCTGCAGGATCCCCAAGGGCCCTGCCAGCAGGCAGGTGATGCATTTTCCCCTcgagtgcagcagctctgtgtctgtTACTGAATGTATGGGGTCTGCTACCTGTGCTGAAAAGAGCACTCATTAGTTCATCTCTGGTTTCTGTTTCTAAACCATTATGTTGATAATCCTGACTGATGGAtatttttggaaacaaaatatttgaaagaaatcgTCTTGAGAACTGTTTTCTGACAGTCACAGTCACCACATGGTGAGTTGCTCTTTTAGGCAATCCAATTCCAGGGACAGAAGATCTTCCAGGTCCCACTCCTTGCTGCAGACAGGACACTGTCAGCCTCAGGGGCCTTTGACGGTGCCTTCTGACCACAGTTATCAATTCTGATCAGCAGTGAGAGACAGCAGCATCGTACCCCAGTGTCTGAAGGGGTTTGGAGCTCTCCTGACTTCTCACAGGATCCTGCACCAGCAAAATACCTGGGCCCTGCTTGTGCAGAAGTAACTGCCTTGCACTTACCCTTGGCCAATCTGCTCCAGTTCCAGGTATTTCTCGGCAGGCTCCCCCACGCTCACGGTGTTCCCTGAAAGAAACCACGTGGAAGATGCTCCCTCTCAGATGAGAGCCAGAATGCAGCCCCACTCCCTGGGGCCAGGAGCCCCTTGCTCTCAGCTGGGGAAGGACAATAAATGACCCTGTGCcattcagctgcagagcaaCACTGGGTGCAGCTGATGctgagacacacacacagcaccctgctCTGGCACACAGGAACAGAGCAGACGTACTCAGCTGCATCAGGCTCCACTCCCCGCTCccctctggctgcagggctgtgctgctgtcagaatGTTCAGCCCAggatcctgcagcacagggagcttcAGTGTCCTCTTCAGGAGCAGAGGGACGTTCTCCATCCTCTTCCCAAAGCAGTGCAGGCTCCTCGTCCTCTTCCCAAAATGCTGCATGTTCACCATCATCTTTCCAAGCCGCGGGATGTTCTCCGTCGACTTCCCATGCTGGAAGAtgttctccctcctcttcccaagCCACAGGATGTCCTCTGTCCTCATCCCACACTGGGAGATTGCCGTCATCCTCGTCACTTGCCATGGGAGCTTGGCCATTCTCATCCCACTTCAGGGGACATCCACCGTCCTCATCCCACACTGGGAGATGTCCACTGTCCTTGTCACACACCGCGGGAGCCTCGTCGTTGTATTCCCAAACCGCGGGGTGTTCGCCCTCATCTCCCAGAACAGCGGGAAGTTCActgctctcttcctcctctttggCCTCCTCTTTGCAAGCAGAGGGAGCCAGAGGAGGAGCTGATGCTGCTTTGGTGCCCTGTGGACAGACGGGAGCGTGAGGGACGGGAAGTTCTATCTCAGTTATCACCTTCTTTATCCTCAGCTACACATCCAGCTGCACTAAGCAGAAATAGGGTTCAGAGCTGTTCAAACTAACAATGGGCTCAAGTCGACATTGCCACTTATCGTTGGGAATTCCATATTCCACCATGGCTAAAGCCAGCAAGCAATCTTCTGCCTGCAaagccagtcctgcagctcttcaaaagctcttcagcagaaacagagaaaactgCCAGGGatctctttgctgctgctgctgctgcaaagacaCTGACAGGAACTTTCCTTCAGCCTCCCAGGCTGGCACTCGGCTGCCACACGCCGAGCTCACAACTCGCTGCACAATTCTGAACACCAAAGCTTCCTTTCCTACTCACCGAAGGAGGAGCTGCTCGGGATCCACGCGTGAGGTGCCCTGCAACGGGAGAGGGAACGTGAACCAGATGTTGTTAGGAAAACACTGCCTGTGGTGGGAAATGAGCAAGGCAAGCCCGAGAGAGCATTTTGCTTTCACAGCATCCCTCCAGGAGCCACAGGCCCTTCACACAGCAAGCAAGAGAGCAGCACAAAAGACTGGGCTGTGTCAGCTCTTGGCTGGAGCAGCAAACGGAGGGAgttccaggctctgctgccacagacTCCCCGCTTGAGGGAACAGAACCCCCCCAGGCCTCATTGCAAATGCTGTGCACGCCCCGCTGGCTGCAGACACCCcctttttcagctgcagctgctggcaggagctctcCCAAACCAACCTTGTCCTCATGGCAATTTGGTTACAGAGTCAACTGAGTTCCAGTGGAAGAACAGAAAGCACACAGCAAGCCCAAAGCCACAGATGCTGCACTGAGGGAAAACCTCAACTTACGTGCCAAGTGGGTTAAAAAATACCCCGAATAAGCCACAGAGAACAGAGTGCCAACTGCAGCAACCACTTGCTGCATCATTTTGGCTGCGCTGCACACGTCTGCAGACTGTACCCCTGCAAGCACAGAAGGACACCcgtcaggggctgggctggctgctgagaatgcctCGGGCAGGAGGATCCTCTGGCAACGAGCAGGCGCCCAGAGCCGCTCTGGACACTGAGGCCTCCGTGTCCCACAGCAACGGGAACACCACGGGGACGTGGCAACGTtcctgtgacaccacagcagccaCTCACGCAAAA is part of the Poecile atricapillus isolate bPoeAtr1 chromosome 26, bPoeAtr1.hap1, whole genome shotgun sequence genome and encodes:
- the LOC131588440 gene encoding serine/threonine-protein kinase PAK 3-like, yielding MGVQSADVCSAAKMMQQVVAAVGTLFSVAYSGYFLTHLARHLTRGSRAAPPSGTKAASAPPLAPSACKEEAKEEEESSELPAVLGDEGEHPAVWEYNDEAPAVCDKDSGHLPVWDEDGGCPLKWDENGQAPMASDEDDGNLPVWDEDRGHPVAWEEEGEHLPAWEVDGEHPAAWKDDGEHAAFWEEDEEPALLWEEDGERPSAPEEDTEAPCAAGSWAEHSDSSTALQPEGSGEWSLMQLRNTVSVGEPAEKYLELEQIGQGAFGTVSKGLDRATGGEVAIKKMSLRGQNRERAVNEVVVLKDKKNPNIVNSLDSFLVDGDLWLVMEYMDGGTLQDVVRQTRMAEGEMAAVSQECLQGLDFLHSIRVIHRDLKSSNILLGMDGSVKLADFGLCAQLSPEQDQCSSMVGTAHWMAPEVVTSSPYGPKVDIWSFGIVTIEMVEGEPPYFQQTGAMARALIRQNGTPQLQEPRRLSALLRDFLECSLEPDEERRYSAQELLQHPFLSSAKPLSSLTPLITAAKQLREQRRT